In Borrelia hispanica CRI, the genomic stretch GTCTTTAGAATCATTTAACAATGAAGTTAGTGTTTTTTCACAGATGCTAAATAACGATAGTCTTGGAAAAGCTTTAGCCGATGATATGAATGCTTTTGGGGAACAAACCACATTTACTAGTGAAGCTATAAGTAGTGCTGCTCAAACCATGTTATCTTATGGAGCTTCTGCTTCTGAAGTTAGTCAACGTATGCGTATGTTTGGGGAGGCTGCGGGGAATAGTAGTGAAGGACTTACAAAGTTGGCAGAGATCTATTCTAAAGTAGAGGCTAGTAATAGGATTGCCGTAGAAGATCTTGAAGCTCTTCGTAGTGTTGGAGTTGACATTACGGATATTTTGGCAAAAGAAGCTGGAGTAGCAAGTGACGAATTATTAGAATTGGCAAGTAAAGGTCGAGTTGGTTTCGATGAATTAAGTGGTGCTTTGAAGAAGGCTACAGCTGAAGGTGGTAAGTTTTACGGCAATACTGCTCGTGGAGCAAAGAATTTGTCAGAAGCTCAGCTTCAAACTTCTAAATTAAGTAGTAAATTATTTCTTGAGCTTGGAAAAGCATTTGAACCTTTGATGATTGGTTTTGAAAAAACGAAACAATGGTTAATGATTGGAATTTTAGTTCCCATAACAAAAGCAACTGCTTCGGTAATTACTTTTACTAAGAAATTGACAGATTTTGTAGGTTATGTTTCTACCAAGTTTGTTGAGGGATTCAAGTTTGCAATTCAATCAGTTGTCAATATTTTTGTAAAGATCAAAAATTCTGTAGTCGATGTATTTGATCAAATAAAAGAGTTTGCAAACTATGTTGCTACTAAATTTGTTGAAAAATTTAAGGCTGGATTCGAACCGATTATCTCTCTTTTTCAAACTTTGAAAAAATGGTCACAAAGTGTTTGGGATACATTGTATGAAGCATTGAGTATGGTTAAAGGTAAAGATAAGAAGATTGTAGAGACAGTTGCATCATCAGAGCCTGCTCCTGATTTGGTGAAGGATAATAGTAATTCAGAAAAACGAAAAATAGAGGCCGAAAAAAGAAGAATAGATAATCTCAATAAGCAGATGATTGCAGAATATGAGACTTTGCAACAACAAATTTTCAAAATGCAAAGAGCAGTATTTCTTAAGCCTTTGCATGAACAAGAAAAGGCTACTCGTGATTTACAGTCTATAGTAAATGCAAAAAATAAGGAATTTATTGGTAAGTATGGCAAAAATTTTGATATTTTGATTCAACAAAATCAGCAAACTCTTGCTAATATTGAGAAACAGGTTAATGATTTTGCTCAATCTAATCATCATTTTGTGAATCAACATAAAGACTTACAAGCAGAAATAGCAAGACTGAATCAAGAAGTTTTGATGCTTCCATATGAAGAACAAGAAAGTAAAATGAAGGAACTTGCTAATGTTATTAATGTGAAGCAGCAAGAATTTGTTAATAATTATTCAGAAAGTTTTCATTCTCTTAATGATGCTAATAAGCAACTGTTTATTGCCCTTAAAAAGGGAGTAGATGAATTTGAAAAAACAGCAAATGATAGATCTTTTGTAGAAGCACACAAAGCTTTACAAGAAAAGGTTACGTCAATGCAGTTTGAAGTATTTATGCGTCCTTTAAAAGAAAGAGAAAAAGCTACTGCTGAGATGCAGGTTAAGATTAATAAGCTTTATAGTGATTTTGTAGAATCACATAAGAAAGAATTTAAAATGCTTAATGAAGCAAACAGGAATACTTTACTTCAACTTGCAGATCAAGTCAAAGAAACAGCTAAAGGTGTGAGTTTGAATTTAAATGAGATGTTAAATAAGGTTTTATCTGCTACAAAGCAAGTTGTTAATAAAGATTTAGGGAAACAAATAATACTTGATCTAGAATCTGATATAGAGAGGCTATTCGATACTCTAATAAGATCATTTTTTGAATTATCAAAAAATATAGTGTCATCTTTGCCTTTTGGAGACGCTATAGTATCTGTTGTAGAATTTGCCGAAGGAATTTTTCAAGGTTTTGCAGAAGGTGCAGTCAAAAAGATTGAAAAAAAGCGTGATGAGGATTTAAAAGAATTAGCTAAACAAAGTGAAGTTAAACTTCTTAATCTTGAGAAAGTATTTGATCGTGAAATTGAGATGCGAAAAGAGAAGCTGAATGAGCTTGATGCTCAGTATAATAAGGAGATCGCGTTCTTAAAACAGGCTCAAAGTAAAGGACAAATATCTGGAGAGGAGTTTCAAAAGAGAATTTCAAAAGTAGAAAGTGAGTATCAATTTCAAAGACAACAGCATAGTGAAGCAGTTACTAAGGCAGAAGATTCTAAAAAGCTTGAATCGGAGCGTTTACGTAAACTTGAGGTTTTAGAAGGAGAACGAATTAAGGCAGAGGCAGAAGTTGAAAAAGTAAAGTCAAGTTTGTTTTATTGGAACAAAGCTAATGATGTGCGTCATGCTCAAAATTTATTGGACGAAATATTGAAAAGAATGTCAAAAGTAAAATCAGCAGGATCTATAGAAGAAATAAAGCTTGCCCGCAGTGGGGCTATGTTTAAGACGACAAGGCCAACATTTATTCCTGGTGCAGGACTCATGACTAGTGAATTTGGTCAAAATGAGCTTGTAAGAGTAACACCAGCACCAATTGATCAAAATTTGAGAAATTTTGAAGCAAGAATCATCGCAGAAGAGATTAACAGAATACAAAAAAGTGAAGGAAGTAATAAGGGACACGTAATTGTCAATAATTATAATTTTCATGGGGATGTTTTGGATGCCGACAAACTTGTTCGGATGTTGAAAGAGAAGGAACATGCAATTGGTTTTAGAATGTCGGAATAGAAAAAATGAAAAATATTTTCAACAATCGATTTTATCTATTGATTTTTTGTGAAAAAGATGTATAATATTAATTGTATTCATAGTAAGATAATTTATTATTTTTGCTATTGATACACCCTTGAATAAGATCAATAACTTTTGTTGTTGGTCTTATTCTTTTTTTATAAGTTTACTAATTCATAACGATAAGTTTACTAATTCATGACGATAAGTTTACTAATTCATGACGATAAGTTTACTAATTCATGACGATAAGTTTACTAATTCATGACGATAAGTTTACTAATTCATGACGATAAGTTTACTAATTCATGACGATTTAGTAATATAATTATGGGAGGTTCGGGGTTTGTATATATGGTAAGTAAGAATAATAGTAAAAGAAATATTGATGTTGAGTTTCGTATTATGGATCGTTGGAGACTTAATTTTGAATTTATTGTTTGCAATATTTGGTTAATAATGTTTGCTTTATTGTTATTTTTCTTTAATGTTTTGCATTCTCATAGAGGAATTTTAGGCTATGATGTTGGTAGTAATTATAAACTATATTTTACATTACCATTTACAATGGTAATTATTTTAGTACCATCTTCGATATTGTTATATTTTTTGTACTTATTGAGAAAGCGTGTTCAAGTTTCATTGTTTGTATTTTTAGAAAAAGTAGCAATACTTGTATTATTAGTCATAGGACTTGTAACGCAGTCTGTAAGTTCGTGGATGAGTTTTGAAAGTTTTTTTAGCTTGATGTTTGAAAATACTATTAATGACGTTGTTTTGAGCGTTAAAAATAGTCAGAATTCAAAAGAGAAAAATATTCTCAAACGACTCTCTGAGAGAGAAAAAATACTGAAAGATGAGATATCTAATATTGATATTAAGATCAAAAATAATGATGATCGTATAGAATTTGCGAAAAATAAACACTTGAGTTTAGATTATACATATAAAACTATGAAACAAGATTATATGAGAGAAATTGAAAATGCAAGAAGAGAGAATAAGGATTTATTTGCGAAAAAGAATGAATATTTGAAGTCTTTGGATGATTTAGGATCTCAGTTTGATGATCTTGTTGTAAAAAAAGATTTATATAATAATAGAATTAAGGCAATCAATGTGTTAGATGGGACATCTATTGTTATTAATAAAAATGATTATTCAAATATAATTTTTGTTCATTTGCTATTGTTGTTGTCTATTTGTTTAGATATATTTTTAGTAATGGTTTTTTGTATAATACAAAATTCTTATCATAAATTTTGTGAAAGAAAATTATTATTTTTATGTGATGATGGTATTAAGTGTAGTAGTTGTAGTAAGAGTAGTGTGAATCAAAAGGTTCAAAATCATGGTCAAATTTCTAGTTTAGAGGCTAAAGAAATATCTGCAAACAATATTGTTGATAAATCACTTGAGTTTATTGCATCTAATTTAGAACCTGATAGACGTACTATAAAGTCTTTGATTCAAATTAATCAAGATACAAATGTGTCTCATTATAAAATAAGGAAGTATTTATTAGATCTAATGGAGAGAGGTTTAGTTGTAAAGGATAAAAATAGATTGGTACTTGTTGATAATATATCAAATTTATAATAGTTTGAAAATTTAAGTGCTAGTTTTGTAAAGAAATTAAATGCCAAAGTCGTTAATAAATGATTATTTATTTTATTGTATTATTTGTTAATTTATTAATAATTAATTTTAAATTATTGAAAATCGAAATTTTTGCTTTATATTATATTTTGTTTAATATGTAAACCTCAAATAATTTCATTTTATCTATAAATTTCTTAAAATAGTAATAAATATGTTGCTATTTTAT encodes the following:
- a CDS encoding tape measure protein, producing the protein ALIENTRRMGDNFKNLASAVKVVGSNSTKSFKSVGSTLKRVGKNLFNVKNMANAAADALERMVNTIGPIVLIVKTLQMAGNAVNNVFTGAMESLESFNNEVSVFSQMLNNDSLGKALADDMNAFGEQTTFTSEAISSAAQTMLSYGASASEVSQRMRMFGEAAGNSSEGLTKLAEIYSKVEASNRIAVEDLEALRSVGVDITDILAKEAGVASDELLELASKGRVGFDELSGALKKATAEGGKFYGNTARGAKNLSEAQLQTSKLSSKLFLELGKAFEPLMIGFEKTKQWLMIGILVPITKATASVITFTKKLTDFVGYVSTKFVEGFKFAIQSVVNIFVKIKNSVVDVFDQIKEFANYVATKFVEKFKAGFEPIISLFQTLKKWSQSVWDTLYEALSMVKGKDKKIVETVASSEPAPDLVKDNSNSEKRKIEAEKRRIDNLNKQMIAEYETLQQQIFKMQRAVFLKPLHEQEKATRDLQSIVNAKNKEFIGKYGKNFDILIQQNQQTLANIEKQVNDFAQSNHHFVNQHKDLQAEIARLNQEVLMLPYEEQESKMKELANVINVKQQEFVNNYSESFHSLNDANKQLFIALKKGVDEFEKTANDRSFVEAHKALQEKVTSMQFEVFMRPLKEREKATAEMQVKINKLYSDFVESHKKEFKMLNEANRNTLLQLADQVKETAKGVSLNLNEMLNKVLSATKQVVNKDLGKQIILDLESDIERLFDTLIRSFFELSKNIVSSLPFGDAIVSVVEFAEGIFQGFAEGAVKKIEKKRDEDLKELAKQSEVKLLNLEKVFDREIEMRKEKLNELDAQYNKEIAFLKQAQSKGQISGEEFQKRISKVESEYQFQRQQHSEAVTKAEDSKKLESERLRKLEVLEGERIKAEAEVEKVKSSLFYWNKANDVRHAQNLLDEILKRMSKVKSAGSIEEIKLARSGAMFKTTRPTFIPGAGLMTSEFGQNELVRVTPAPIDQNLRNFEARIIAEEINRIQKSEGSNKGHVIVNNYNFHGDVLDADKLVRMLKEKEHAIGFRMSE